From Erigeron canadensis isolate Cc75 chromosome 8, C_canadensis_v1, whole genome shotgun sequence, one genomic window encodes:
- the LOC122580272 gene encoding trihelix transcription factor ASR3-like isoform X2: MALETEEASKMVVDDQQPPSLVVEGVDDKNKSPRHPRWTRQETLTLIEGKKIAENRGRRGRRSSSVFGSDQIEPKWDSVASYCKQHAVNRGPVQCRKRWSNIVGDFKKIKAWESQVKHESDSYWVMRNDLRKENKLPGFFDREVFDVLDGKAVTMAAYKLALVTVSSDTKDENEVVVVAEEEEEDDMNAAVEPDVVFDSGRHATSDDGLFQDSDKLEEDENGNGDDDDPTKIHDPMPISEKRYQPYHLEYTQGTTKEPQTNAASRKQCMSQEGCKRRRVSTNEDHDKNFDDRLIDVLTNSTNMLNARLEADNINSQLDRDKRKDYNDSLISALNKISEALTKIVDKL, from the exons ATGGCCTTAGAGACGGAAGAGGCAAGTAAGATGGTGGTTGATGATCAGCAACCACCATCGTTAGTAGTTGAAGGCGTGGACGATAAGAACAAATCGCCACGACATCCTCGTTGGACAAGGCAAGAAACACTTACTCTTATAGAAGGCAAGAAAATTGCTGAGAATAGAGGTCGAAGGGGACGAAGATCCAGTTCAGTTTTTGGGTCAGACCAGATTGAACCCAAATGGGATTCGGTTGCATCGTATTGTAAACAACATGCTGTGAACCGTGGACCGGTTCAGTGTAGAAAAAGATGGAGTAATATCGTGGGTgatttcaagaaaataaaagcaTGGGAGTCACAAGTGAAACATGAATCTGATTCTTATTGGGTGATGAGGAATGATTTAAGGAAAGAAAATAAGTTGCCTGGTTTTTTCGATAGGGAAGTATTTGATGTGTTAGATGGGAAAGCAGTTACAATGGCTGCTTATAAACTGGCATTAGTGACAGTAAGTTCAGATACAAAAGATGAAAATGAGGTGGTTGTGGTGGCTGAGGAGGAAGAAGAGGATGACATGAATGCTGCTGTGGAGCCGGATGTTGTTTTTGATAGTGGTCGGCATGCGACGTCAGATGATGGTCTTTTTCAAGATTCTGACAAATTGGAAGAGGATGAAAATGGcaatggtgatgatgatgatccaaCAAAGATCCATGACCCGATGCCTATATCAG AGAAGAGATATCAACCATATCACCTGGAGTACACCCAAG GTACTACAAAGGAACCGCAGACAAATGCTGCTTCAAGGAAACAATGCATGTCTCAGGAAGGCTGTAAGAGGAGAAGGGTATCCACAAATGAAGACCATGACAAAAACTTTGATGATCGGTTAATTGACGTTCTTACAAATAGTACCAACATGTTGAACGCGCGACTTGAAGCAGATAACATAAATTCTCAGTTGGACAGGGACAAAAGAAAAGACTACAATGACAGCTTGATATCTGCTCTTAACAAGATTTCGGAGGCCTTAACGAAAATCGTTGATAAATTATAA
- the LOC122580272 gene encoding trihelix transcription factor ASR3-like isoform X1 → MALETEEASKMVVDDQQPPSLVVEGVDDKNKSPRHPRWTRQETLTLIEGKKIAENRGRRGRRSSSVFGSDQIEPKWDSVASYCKQHAVNRGPVQCRKRWSNIVGDFKKIKAWESQVKHESDSYWVMRNDLRKENKLPGFFDREVFDVLDGKAVTMAAYKLALVTVSSDTKDENEVVVVAEEEEEDDMNAAVEPDVVFDSGRHATSDDGLFQDSDKLEEDENGNGDDDDPTKIHDPMPISEKRYQPYHLEYTQAGTTKEPQTNAASRKQCMSQEGCKRRRVSTNEDHDKNFDDRLIDVLTNSTNMLNARLEADNINSQLDRDKRKDYNDSLISALNKISEALTKIVDKL, encoded by the exons ATGGCCTTAGAGACGGAAGAGGCAAGTAAGATGGTGGTTGATGATCAGCAACCACCATCGTTAGTAGTTGAAGGCGTGGACGATAAGAACAAATCGCCACGACATCCTCGTTGGACAAGGCAAGAAACACTTACTCTTATAGAAGGCAAGAAAATTGCTGAGAATAGAGGTCGAAGGGGACGAAGATCCAGTTCAGTTTTTGGGTCAGACCAGATTGAACCCAAATGGGATTCGGTTGCATCGTATTGTAAACAACATGCTGTGAACCGTGGACCGGTTCAGTGTAGAAAAAGATGGAGTAATATCGTGGGTgatttcaagaaaataaaagcaTGGGAGTCACAAGTGAAACATGAATCTGATTCTTATTGGGTGATGAGGAATGATTTAAGGAAAGAAAATAAGTTGCCTGGTTTTTTCGATAGGGAAGTATTTGATGTGTTAGATGGGAAAGCAGTTACAATGGCTGCTTATAAACTGGCATTAGTGACAGTAAGTTCAGATACAAAAGATGAAAATGAGGTGGTTGTGGTGGCTGAGGAGGAAGAAGAGGATGACATGAATGCTGCTGTGGAGCCGGATGTTGTTTTTGATAGTGGTCGGCATGCGACGTCAGATGATGGTCTTTTTCAAGATTCTGACAAATTGGAAGAGGATGAAAATGGcaatggtgatgatgatgatccaaCAAAGATCCATGACCCGATGCCTATATCAG AGAAGAGATATCAACCATATCACCTGGAGTACACCCAAG CAGGTACTACAAAGGAACCGCAGACAAATGCTGCTTCAAGGAAACAATGCATGTCTCAGGAAGGCTGTAAGAGGAGAAGGGTATCCACAAATGAAGACCATGACAAAAACTTTGATGATCGGTTAATTGACGTTCTTACAAATAGTACCAACATGTTGAACGCGCGACTTGAAGCAGATAACATAAATTCTCAGTTGGACAGGGACAAAAGAAAAGACTACAATGACAGCTTGATATCTGCTCTTAACAAGATTTCGGAGGCCTTAACGAAAATCGTTGATAAATTATAA
- the LOC122578690 gene encoding uncharacterized protein LOC122578690: MSYNKVEALREKSDAEKLILSNDYISARTKLKKAQQLFPALDHVTPMLTVCEILSASSTIIPGYKIDYYWVLQLMPSSTFTDITCQYQKLMSLLQPIKYKFPATELALKLLQEAYSVLSDKKKRVTFDIKRGTSWANYESFESNTENNGILGPSGVADNNNEKTPVNNMSLQESGSSSSDVIEGYKGQDADINSASGAHKQDFYGFDSFRTPECIEIKDIWAVHCYITDSCIGGKYAQICNKSGGEVEVTWLKPIPVTEGERRWFDAGLPVACGSFCLDTETREPISSKGLFSYKCSWDSGVTEELFEIYPKKGEVWAVYDNFDLEEWSYDPDIIKGCSFRLVEIISDYSIYNGVECGQLVKVNGFNSIFERETGETINLGPRDLYMLAHNVPAYRFTGDEIDGVHDGMFELDQLALRNRSLESDNQTVVKDQENEADVLVPILNPGRSVLGPNWSPNDFTTGQVWAAYTGKDSMPRQYVLIKTMISPTQLSATFLEPEPITEIETSWKNQNFPIVCGMFRAKDVIVNIEISQFSHPVNCFKSTITSVYKIFPLKGEVWAVYRNWKSGWKGVNYDNYKCWLVEILSDFSDGEKMMVARLVEVKGCLTFFQRLQGDDGFEMVRGFSRRDMLCFSHRIPAFRVPGISGHGIPESSWHLEPVALPPNNGW; encoded by the coding sequence ATGTCTTACAATAAAGTAGAAGCTCTTCGAGAAAAATCAGACGCTGAAAAATTGATTCTTTCAAATGACTACATTTCTGCCAGAACAAAACTAAAGAAAGCCCAACAGCTTTTTCCTGCACTTGATCATGTTACTCCGATGCTAACTGTTTGTGAGATTCTATCTGCTTCCTCAACCATAATCCCGGGTTATAAAATCGATTACTATTGGGTTCTTCAGCTTATGCCTTCATCCACTTTCACTGATATTACTTGTCAATATCAGAAACTTATGTCCCTTTTACAACCGATTAAATATAAGTTCCCTGCCACTGAATTGGCTCTTAAGCTTCTACAAGAGGCATATTCTGTTCTCTCCGACAAGAAAAAGCGTGTGACATTTGATATCAAACGAGGTACAAGTTGGGCGAATTATGAATCTTTTGAAAGCAACACTGAAAATAATGGGATTCTTGGCCCTAGTGGGGTAGCTGATAACAATAATGAGAAAACTCCTGTCAATAACATGAGCTTACAAGAGTcaggttcttcttcttctgatgtAATTGAAGGGTATAAAGGTCAAGATGCAGATATTAACTCGGCATCAGGTGCGCATAAGCAggatttttatggttttgatAGTTTCAGGACTCCCGAGTGTATTGAAATAAAGGATATATGGGCAGTTCATTGTTATATAACTGACTCTTGCATTGGCGGAAAATATGCACAAATTTGCAATAAATCGGGAGGTGAAGTTGAAGTCACGTGGTTGAAACCGATTCCTGTTACCGAAGGTGAACGAAGATGGTTTGATGCGGGGTTACCTGTTGCGTGTGGATCTTTTTGTTTGGATACAGAAACAAGGGAACCGATTTCGTCGAAAGGGttattttcatacaaatgctcgTGGGACTCCGGAGTTACAGAAGAATTATTTGAGATTTACCCAAAAAAAGGTGAAGTTTGGGCGGTTTATGACAATTTTGATCTCGAAGAATGGTCTTACGACCCTGATATCATTAAAGGTTGTTCTTTCAGGCTTGTTGAAATCATCTCTGATTATTCCATTTATAACGGGGTAGAGTGTGGTCAATTGGTGAAAGTCAATGGATTCAATAGCATATTTGAGCGAGAAACCGGTGAAACCATTAATCTTGGTCCACGAGACTTGTACATGCTGGCTCACAATGTGCCGGCATATAGGTTCACGGGTGATGAGATTGATGGGGTTCATGATGGCATGTTTGAGCTTGATCAGTTGGCCCTAAGAAATCGGAGTCTAGAATCGGACAATCAAACAGTGGTTAAAGACCAAGAGAACGAAGCAGATGTCTTGGTTCCCATACTGAATCCAGGGCGTTCAGTTTTGGGGCCTAATTGGTCCCCAAATGACTTCACAACGGGCCAGGTCTGGGCTGCATACACCGGTAAAGACTCGATGCCTCGCCAATATGTTCTCATAAAAACCATGATCTCACCAACTCAATTATCTGCAACGTTCCTGGAACCTGAACCAATTACAGAGATAGAAACAAGCTGGAAAAACCAAAACTTTCCTATTGTATGCGGAATGTTCAGAGCAAAAGATGTCATAGTCAACATCGAGATAAGTCAATTCTCACATCCGGTAAACTGTTTTAAAAGTACCATCACTTCTGTCTACAAGATTTTCCCGCTAAAAGGTGAGGTTTGGGCAGTCTACAGAAACTGGAAATCGGGATGGAAGGGGGTCAACTATGATAACTACAAGTGTTGGTTAGTTGAGATTTTGTCCGACTTTTCTGATGGGGAAAAGATGATGGTTGCTAGACTGGTAGAAGTCAAGGGCTGTTTAACCTTTTTCCAACGCCTGCAAGGCGATGATGGGTTTGAAATGGTTCGTGGGTTTTCGAGGAGAGACATGTTGTGTTTTTCCCACCGGATCCCGGCTTTTCGAGTACCCGGAATCAGCGGGCACGGGATTCCTGAAAGTTCTTGGCATTTAGAGCCGGTTGCTTTGCCACCAAACAATGGATGGTGA